The Ictalurus punctatus breed USDA103 chromosome 17, Coco_2.0, whole genome shotgun sequence sequence tgaaaatgatcttgatAGATTCTGTGAGTTATGCCAAGAACAATGATACTATTCCATAGTTTATCGAACTTActgtctgccattttgaattttgttgAAAACCTACTTTCTCGAATTTCTCTTAGACTGTTGGCCCGATTTCCCCCTCACTTTTAAATCGCTTATGAATGAGTGTGCATTTCACTTTCGTATTAGCAACAAATTTGGGGCAGCAATTGCTTGAATAATGGGTTCATTATTagtcttaatgaaaaacacaacaacaacaaaacagtacaatgacaaactcgttTATATTAATCAAAGCACTTTTGAGTCAAATCTTTGTTGAAATTATTCCTTGTTTGACTGTCAGACCTGCGCACACAGTCTCTGTGCAATGTCGTTCCCCTTTTTCCTCACCATGACATGCTATTTAGAAAATAATATATCCTGTGCTCTCTCTTCCAATCAAAGGTCATTTCTGTTGTAAATTGTTGATTATGCTGTTGTCTTCGGTCTACCATTTATAAACCCTATCTATGGGCATCTATTTATACTGTCTCAGTTGCTTATGCATCTATAGAATTGACTTCTGGATGGTGAATTTACTGTTTGATAACTTGCAGCTTTTTTTGCCAGGACAGCGGTGAAGTCAACAAAAAAGGACTTAGACCTTAATGATTTAATTTCTTTTACTGTAGGCAGTTGGGGTACACTCACAAAACAAGCTTGTATGCAACATAAGTCCATTGTTAAGTTGTTTGCTATTCACTAAGATTCGTCATTATCTGAAAACACACCTATTTTTGCATTATAGTGGCAAAAAGACAACAGAAAAGTATGAAATAATTAATTTCAATAATGGGTGTGACAATTAGTCAGAAAAAATTTCAATATTGTGGCATGTGTAATTGCTCAGCAGAGTTGCTGTGGCTGTAAACATATGACTGTGTGTCTGGCACATTTAAATCAATCCCACTGTTCATTGACATGCTCCATGTTAATTATACTGTGCTTTTGAAACAGTCTCCATATCAGTGTGCTTGGCAGTTGTCATTGGCAGTCTCAAAGATGTCATTTCTTACATCTTCACTAATGATCAGTGAGTGCACCACacttaattcattattaatttactaAACATTGTAAAGTAAATGCTTTTATTGTTGTCATTTTACCCACTTTTTATTTGAGAATATTTTTATAGATGATCTCAAACCATCAATGAGCTATCTATTAATCATTCATATGTGATCTCAAAATTGTGCTATCATTTACTTTCACTGTAAGTTATAGATTTTTAATGGCATCACTCATAGTTTTCTTTCAATGACTCAACTCCTTCCTGAACTTTGTCCATGTAATACATGACCTATTAGAGTTTATGTGGTTATGTGACAGCGAAGGGTgggaaataattgaactgtgtGTTGACAAAATGTCCATATCTTCTCACAGACAGATTAGAGAGAGAGTCAGTAGAGTAATGGTACTCTATGCCCCTTTCCATCTCCTTGACACAATAGCAGTGAGTAATGAGCCAATTAGTTAAAGTTTAAACTCCATTTTATATTCCAGTGCACAATTAACAGAGAATTGTTATTATTGTAACATTGGAACACATTTTTGCATAGGAAAATTGGTCAAAGCTATACATAAAGAATGTGTTTAGACTCTGTTTCTTCACTAATCAGGCAGCTGGTGGGAGTATTGTCAGAGCCCTAGGAATGCAGATGTTTGGGGCAGCTGGAAACCTGGTTGGATATTATGGCATTGGCTTTCCTATTGGAGTGTCTCTGATGTTTGCTGCTAAAATGGGCATATTTGGTAGGAATATAACTTTTTCTCCCACTCTCTTTTATTGTTCAAGTTCTTCGCATTCAGTCATGCTTCTCTTGTCTCAAATAGGTCTTTGGATTGGCCTTTTAGTTTGCGTGTTCCTGCTGTCAGTTTTCTTCATAGTTCTCCTAATAAAGATAAACTGGGTGAAAGCCACAGAGGAGGTGAGAGctccagggggaaaaaaatcatttgacTTGTATCTATCATTATACCCCTACTACATCAGTGACATTAACACCTTGCCCTGATCACAGGCACAGAAAAGAGCTGGAATACAGTCGGACTGTGCAGAGGACGGTAAGAATCTCTCTGATATTTGGTACTGATTTTTAGTTTAGAATACCTAAAGTAACTGTAATAAGAATTGGGCAGAGTTTTATCACATTAACAGAATCTTTTTATTGGCAGATACAGTACAGCAGGCTAACAACGTGCATCTGAGTGATGGAGGTGCTCACACTGACACCGAGATGCTGACAGAGAATCTGCCCAACTTGACTACAACAATAAACGCTCTACCTTTAGGGGTCTTGGTGGTCCGAAGAGGCCTGACTCTATTGGCTATGTTCATGATTCTGGCTGTAGGGATTGCTTTAAGTGTACTTGTGAAGATGTAGCAATGTGCTCAGTTGGCCTTAAACCATGTTAGAAAGTTAGTAGTCAAAGGGTATTTATTGTATGGACTTTCACTCTGTCTTGACCTTCAGACAAAAGGCTACATGAAGGTGCAatgctacatacatacagtaggtTTACAATCTCTTGTTATATGTTTCAGAAGTTATAGAAATgcacattttaatacattattaaaattattattattgttacaaAGTGACATTAGTTCTTTGTTTATGCAGTTCATTCCATTATTCATATAGATGtgcaattaaaacaaatattaattaGCCTACGTCTTAGCCTAACACAATTTTCCTATGTTATTTTCTTTAGATAGAGAGATAATAACTAATTTTGCTGTATTACTTATGATTCACGATTGTATTACGATTATGTATGATTGTATTTCTACCTCATGTATTGATAACATTCTCACATTTCAGCAGTGTCTATATACCATATTGTATCCTGGTAGTTTAAATGACACTAAGATCAATACACTAAAATCataatacagtatacagtataagaTCAATACCAAATGAAAACCTTGACGATTATCCAGAAAGAATCCACTAGTCTCAAAAGGACTACATATATGTGGCAATGGAAGAAGATAAAGTGGAGTTTTCTAAGGCCAAAGTGCTATTGGTGATGGAAGCAACCTCAGGCAGAGGCAATGTGAAATGTGCAGTAATCCCTACAGTGAGGATAAGTACAGCAGTCAGAGCAGTCAGTCCTCTCCTGATGATGAGCTGAGAAGTGGAGAGTTGGTTTTCTTTGCTCATTCGTCCTTCCTGAGTTAAGCTTAGTTTCTTCTGTGAGGTGGAGTGTTGATTTTCATTTCTCATTCCTCCTTCCTGAGTTTCTCTCAATCTTTCCTGAGCCGCTGAAGTGCTTTTTTCCTCGTCCACGTCTTGAGAGTTCACGGCTGTGTAGCCATTCTGATTCTGACGCTGATTTACAGTgattaatatattatttgttGTGCTTGCCAATACTTAATCAGAAATGCTAACAAAAAACAACTTGCATTTCAGGAAAGAGAAACTCACCTCTAAATTACTAAGTGCAAGAAAAAAGCTATCGGAGAGCCGGTGGCTGGATCTAAACTCTGTGTGCATTACACCTCTGCTCTTCCCTTTTCCAGCTCGCTCAACAGCCTTAAAGAAGCATAGGTGCTTAGCGGTAAATCATGAAATCTGGCTAATTGTGACCATAAACACAAGTTCATGCGAGATAAACACTTGATAGGACATACCTCTTCGGTTATCTTCTTCcagtttaatttgaagattATGACAATGAAAAAGATTGATAGCAAGAAGACAGCAATAAAAAGGCCCCACCAAAAGCctgttaacaaagaaaaaagattgGCTTTCTATAATATTTTCGGCTACAAACCCAGAACAATTCTGCTGATACAAGGATTATACATATACAATTGATTTGAAAAGTACAAACCAGCGACTTGTAACTTGGCTGGGAAGGTCAGAGCAATACTTAGTGGAAGTCCAATACAGTAATATCCAATTAGATTAGCGATGGCTGCAATCCTCTGCTGTCCAGTGCCCAGGACTATGCCCATGCCAACACACTGAGGAAATAACAGTCAGAATCTCACATTCGGTAAACAAACAACAGTGGTTGATTCAGACACAGAAATATCATCATGCCATGCCAAAATGTCAGACCTGTTTAAACAAGCAATTATGAGACAGTTACCATTATCTATTATTTACACTGTAATGTGTCAAGAGAAGGGATCAATCTTGTATGGTTTAggatagtatagtatagtatagtaggcTATAGCTTAGTACAGTATGGTACAGTGGATCTCAAAGTTGGGTCTGGAGAACCCCAGGGGTCCATGAAACATAAGGATGAAGCATGGTGGgtccatgatttaaaaaaacaaaaactcttaTTTAGTTACTACAGAGAAAAATCACTCAAAGTTAGCctataaataatatcaacttGGACGTGTGTTCTGTTGGTGTAAAGTTCAGGAAAAGAAACCTCTATGGATCTATGGAGACCTTTGAGACAACCTGTATTATACTATACAATACCATACTATATTAGACTAGACTAGATTAGACTAGACTAGACTATACCTGGGGTTCTCTAAAAGTTTGCAGCCAGGGACTATTTGAACTGTAAAAGAAATTCCACAGACCTCCTCAGTACAGAATTActtcatgaacattatttaaatgtgtacaattacatattattgtacacatttaaacaatgtttaaatatttaaataattgaatttaatttgtttaaatatataaataattcaagACATATTATTGTATGAACCCTTggtatagtattttataatacagggtgtctcaaaagtctccataaataggggaaattaacactttttagcaaaatgtcttccaaaatttttcaaacttagtttatattatatattttttttcagatagcctttaagaatgcctctGACAAAAGAACAacgtactgaaatcattctcatggttgGCTCAAGAAGCTGTCACAAGACTGAgatggaaacatggcaagcacatcacacatgacactgttgccaaattGGGAGCCAAAGTTGGGAGAGATGGCttactgtgtgtttacaaagaaatggcaatcatgtagACTCTACatgatgtaattttatttacattgtagAGGACAttgtagaggatgttttgtaaataaaattacatttagcTAAAAAGAGTTAattgtatggagacttttgggacacgctGTATAGTAGAGTGTAGTATGTTAAAATAGAGTTGAGTCAAATCGATTAGACTCACCAACAGTCCACTAAAGAATTGAAGGGGGCAGTAGATGCTCATGAGTTCAGAAACTAATTTTGCTATGGTCCTGAAAGTGAAGGCCAAGAGTCAAAATGCAATTTATATGTTTCAAGAATAAcattcatcatttgattaatgtTGACATAAAATAACCTactcaaatatttaaatattcaaatgatAACCAGATCACGAGTACTTACTCATCTGAAGTGAACAAAAATCCAATGACTGTTTTTGTGGCACCAAGCACCACACCCTGAATGATTGCCAGTACAGCTAAAAATTGAGTCAAATCAATTAAGTGCATTTGATCAAGATAAATTGCTTTAAAAGAGCTTATGAGTACTGcttatatatgaaatataaaagCTGCGTATATGAAATAAGGTATGTACTGTATAGTGCTGTTACCTGCACAGATCAGAGAAACTTTGCTAGTGAGAATGGCTCCAGCTGTATCTCCAGCTCCTAGTGCATTACCCACACGCACACAGGCTGCACCTTGTAAACCAGCTGGGATCTACATGTGTATCACACACAATATGTGCACAAAACATGCATGCTGTAAGAAGTGTAGTTCCTTTAATCTACAGTTCTGCTCAAGACAGAATACATGCATGGATTATGGTTAGGGATGGAGAAAGTAttaagaaattatttttaagtgaaagtGATAATGTGTCAAAACATTACTCAATTAAAAATGGAAGTCAAACTCAAGTCAAAGtattaaagtattaaaaaggatctaagtattaaaaagtaaaaagaaaatgttttgaaCTGAGGAAACTCAGTTAATATTGTG is a genomic window containing:
- the slc47a4 gene encoding solute carrier family 47 member 4, which gives rise to MDGCNPRAEAPSMEPSAKLFCCRCVRRCLPLVYREELYHILRMTGPLLVCRVLNFLLFFVVTMFCGRLGNTVLAGYGMASATINVTSAATGLGLCLACDTMVSQTFGSKNLLHVGVILQRSILIMLLFCLPCWGMLINTQSLLLLVGQDPDIARVAQIYVEAYLPALPALFLYQLQVSYLQNQGVIVPQIYASVVANIVNVLFHYILLFWWDFGVHGSAAANCFAQIFSCFCLFAYIRLKKLHVKTWGGWSSESLQLWGNYMKLAIPSTLMLCFEWWIYEIGGFLAGMLGEVNLAAQHVVIMLAYINYMIPAGLQGAACVRVGNALGAGDTAGAILTSKVSLICAAVLAIIQGVVLGATKTVIGFLFTSDETIAKLVSELMSIYCPLQFFSGLLCVGMGIVLGTGQQRIAAIANLIGYYCIGLPLSIALTFPAKLQVAGFWWGLFIAVFLLSIFFIVIIFKLNWKKITEEAVERAGKGKSRGVMHTEFRSSHRLSDSFFLALSNLERQNQNGYTAVNSQDVDEEKSTSAAQERLRETQEGGMRNENQHSTSQKKLSLTQEGRMSKENQLSTSQLIIRRGLTALTAVLILTVGITAHFTLPLPEVASITNSTLALENSTLSSSIATYM